The sequence taaatgccatgtagtcaggttcagaGAAACTGAAAACTGTCCTCTATAcgaatacaagttaggagacgtaatattaaaccatgcagataaagaaaaatgacctgggaataatcataaacagggtTCATAAAATGCTGgagctgattgccaacatgaagagggcattcgtgtatgtggacgaagatatgGTAAAGTAGACCTATTCTTGAGTAGGTTGCAATgctatggagtccacacttaaaagaggatatagataaacgagaaagagttcaaagagcagttACGAAGAaatactacagaaaataggtcttactactttggaagaaagaagaagaggtgacACGATAATGATATTCAACTATATTACAAAAAGGGGGAAGTTAAACAAAGATaactttataatttttaatacaagaaggacgagaggacatggcaaaaaagttgaaagtaaaaagagacgaaaaagatgTCAAGAAGTCCAGTTTCCCAAAGAGAACtactgaaacatggaacaatcttccaaataacgcgGTGTATGCCAAAAACGTACATCAATATAAAAAGTTATATGTTAATTCAAATATAGCAGACGAGACCATCTGAGCAGAGCTCTTCTCCcctattgaaacaactaggtaataacacacacacacacacacacacacacacacacacacacacacacacacatatatatatatatatatatatatatatatatatatatatatatatatatgtgtgtgtgtgtgtgtgtgtgtgtatgtatgtatgtatgtatgtatatatatttaaatatatatatatatatatatatatatatatatatttagatatatacatatatatgtaaatataggtatacaaatatatataagtaaatatatatatttatatacaaatatatatacatatatatttatgtatatgtacatttacatatctatatatatacacatatatatatatatatatatatatatatatatatatatatatacaccaagacacacatacacacacacacacacacacacacacacacacacacacacacacacatatatatatatatatatatatatatgtgtgtgtatgtgtgtgtgtgtgcgtatatatgtgtgtgtgtgtgtgtgtacgtgtgtttacatAGGTATATTTTCcgaatgtgtctatgtatgagtatttatctcaaacatactatatgtatgtccgcattattagtctgtctgtctgtccgtacacacacatacctttcccctttttcatttttttttttttttttaatcgaagtCGGTACGCGAGTATTCAAACCGAACGGCACAGAAGTCAAGTTCAAGGAATTAGAAGAAACGCTATTTTTATATGCAAATCACCTTGGAATTATGACAGAATGACAGGCAGCCTTGATTAtcatggttggggggggggggggatctgtggCCTCTTTGATcgcggtttgtctgtctgtctgtctgtctgtctgtctgtctgtcttgctctctggccgtgtgtgtgtcttctctttttcttgttgtttctctttgctccttattttgtttcatctttgtttgtgtttcctcttcttcttcctcatttttttcttcttctcatttatcttctttttcgattcttcttcttcttcatcttctttttcttcttcttctatttcttccttcttcctagtcgattcttcatcttcttcttcctctttcttcttcttctccaccattttttcatcttctcaattatctttttattcgattctttcttcttcttcttcttcttcttcttcttcgtcttcgccttccttctctttttccttcctcttcttcttttcttattcctcttttttttcttatttcctttttttttcatttccttttttttctttatctccttcatctttcttttcttcttctactgctactacttctgtttcttttcctggaaaacgaaaggaggagaaaatgagatactgatgataatgataataataattatgattaatattattatcattataataatggtaaaaaggaaaatgataaaaatgatagcaataatgataataacaataatgataataatgatgatgattgtaatgatgataatactaataatgataaaaataagaataatgataataatggtaaaaaggaaaatgataaaaatgatagcaataatgataataacaataatgataataatgatgatgattgtaatgatgataatactaataatgataaaaataagaataatgataataataacaatggtaatgacaataataacagtgataaaaattatagtgaataaaaatataattgtaacacaaacataataatcctaaaaataaataaataaattatagggaaaaaaaaaaaagcattaaaaaaagatTCTCTTTGACCAGTTCCAATTTCCGATACATTTGCATATAGTTATATCAAAAACCACAATCTCTTAGGCATTTATTATGCAGATAAGGTTCAAACAGGAAGGTATTAGCATAAATTAGAGAGAACGCGTGAGGCAGTCCTTGCCGTCTTgacatgcgaaaaaaaaaaaaaaaaaagatttttggaTCCGAGTGCAAGAGTGGGACAGAAGTGGATGAGAATGAACGGAAGTGGATGGAGACAGAGGTGGATGGGAAGAAATAGAGGTGGGTGGAAAGGTGTATAGGAAGATGGGTGGATAGGAAAGTGGATGGATGGGAAGTAATagaggtgggtggaagggtggataggtggatgggtggatagagaaGTGGATGGAGGGAGACAGAAGTGGATGGGAAGAAATAGAGGTGGTTGGAAAGGTgtataggtggatgggtggatagagaagtggatggagggagacagaggtgGATGGGAAGAAATAGAGGTGGGTGGAAAGGTgtataggtggataggtggataggaaagtggatggagggaggcagaagtggatgggaagaaatagaaaggggtggaaaggtgtataggtggatgggtggatagagaaGTGGATGGAAGGAGACAGAAGTGGATGAGAAGAAACAGAAgtgagtagaaaaaaatatttggtggataagtggatggagggagaacagaggtggatgggaagaaagaaaggtggatGGATAGGTATAGAAGAGGACGGAGGAATATAAAGTGGGTGAAGAAAtataatggagggggggggggaggggggggtgagggggagggaggggggggggggaggggggggggggggggggggggggggggggggggggggggggggggggggggggggggggggggggggggggggggggggggggggggggggggggggggggggggggggggggggggagggggggggggggggggggggggggggggggggggggggggggggagggggggggggggggggggggggggggggggggagggggggggggggggggggggggggggggggggggggggggggggggggggggggggggggggggggagggggggggggggggggggggggggggggggggggggggggggggggggggggggggggggggggggggggggggggggggggggggggggggggaggggggggggggggggagggggggggggggggggggggggggggggggggggggggggggggggggggggggggggggagggggggggggggggggggggggggggggggggggggggggggggggggggggggaggggggggggggggggggggggaggggggggggggggggggggggggggggggggggggggggggggggggggggggggggggagggggggggggggggggggggggggggggggggggggggggggggggggggggggggggggggggggggggggggggggggggggggggggggggggggggggggggggggggggggggggggggggggggggggggggggggggggggggggggggggggggggggggggggaggggggggggggggggggggagggggggggggggggggggggggggggggggggggggggggggggggggggggggggggggggggggggggggggggggggggagggggggggggggggggggggggggggggggggggggggggggggaggggggggggggggggggggggggggggggggggggggggggggggggggggggggggggggggaggggggggggggggggggggggggggggggggggggaggggggggggggggggggggggggggggggggggggggggggagggggggggggggggggggggggggggggggggggggggggggagggggggggggggggggggggggggggggggggggggggggggggggggggggggggggggggggggggggggggggggggggggggggggggggggggggggggggggggggggggggggggggggggggggggggggggggggggggggggggggggggggggggggggggggggggggggggggggggggggggggggggggaggggggggggggggggggggaggggggggggggggggggggggggggggggggggaggggggggggggggggggggggggggaggggggggggggggggggggggggggggggggaggggggggggggggggggggggggggggggaggggggggggggggggggggggggggggggggggggggggggggggggggggggggggggggggagggggggggggggggggggggggggggggggggggggggggggggggggggggggggggggggggggggggagggggggggggggggggggggggggggggggggggggggagggggggggggggggggggggggagggggggagggggggggggggggggagggggggggggggaggggggggggggggggggggggggggggggggggggggggggaggggggggggggggggggggggggggggggggggggggggggggggggggagggggggggggggggggggggggagggggggggggggggggggggggggggggggggggggggggggggggggggggggggggggggggggagggggggggggggggggggggggggggggggggggagggggggggggggggggggggggggggggggggaggggggggggggggggggggggggggagggggggggggggggggggggaggggggggggggagggggtggggggggggggggggggggggggggggggggggggggggggggggggggggggggggggggggggggggggggggggggggagggggggggggggggggggggggggagggggggggggggggggggggggggggggggggggggggggggggggggggggggggggggggggggggggggggggggggggggggggggggggggg is a genomic window of Penaeus chinensis breed Huanghai No. 1 chromosome 23, ASM1920278v2, whole genome shotgun sequence containing:
- the LOC125037383 gene encoding basic proline-rich protein-like, with the translated sequence PPPPPPPPPPPPSPPPPPPPPPPPPPPPPPPPPPPPPPPPPPPPSPPPPPPPPPPSPPPPPPPPSPPPPPPPPPPPPPPPPPPPPPPPPPPPPPPPPPPPPPPPPPPPPPPPPPPPPPPPPPPPPPPPPPPPPPPPPPPPPPPPPPPPPPPLPPPPPPPPPPPPPPSPPPPPPPPPPPPPLPPPPPPPPPPPPPPPPPPPPPPPPPPPPPPPPPLPPPPPPPPPPPPPPPPPPPPPPPPPPPPPPPPPPPPPPPPPPPPPPPPPPPPPPPPPPPPPPPPPPPPPPPPPPPPPPPPPPPPPPPPPPPPPPPPPPPPPPPPPPPPPPPPPPPPPPPPPPPPPPPPSPPPPPPPPPPPPPPPPPPP